The DNA window TCTCTTGGATGTGTCGGCATACTTGCAGATACACAGcggcggcaacaacaacaacaaatctCCTATGGCTCTGCTGtgcgctctctctctctctctctcgctcccTCTGCCGCCTGGTGTGTGTCGATATGCCGCCATATTTGCATTTGGCCCTACTGTTGTCTCGTTTTGGCCCACGCTTCTGAACCatcggcagcagcagctgcaacatgccagtatgtgtgtgtgtatgtaagaatgtgtgtgtgtgttcgcCTCACTTgaggattttatttatttaaataaatttcatgTTTGCCCGCCCGTAGTTCAAGTGCATGTTagcgaaaacaaaaataaaaaaaaatatttaattaattccaCTCCTCAATGAATTCGAATTTCCCGCGCCATTCTCCGTAGAAATGGTTCTGATTTCCCCAGCTACGTTTTTCGATTGCAAATCGCTGACCTTTGTTTATTTGCGAGGGAGGAAGTGAACTCTAGGTTCGGATTGTAGTAGGTGGCTCATATTGGGCCTAATCCTTATGTATTGTATGGCTGGCGGTTAAAAATTAGTTATTAAGTCACTTGACTTGACTCCCTTctccattttcatttccatttccatttcggtTTCGattccttttccttttccgATTCTCAATTTCCAATTCCGTTTTCAATGCATGCCATtgctctgcttcttcctctGCTGGCTCTCTCTCCACAACCACAATTCTCTACGTAAATTTCAACAGAAAACTCAAAACTGTACTACATAATTACAACCGCACGTTCGTTTGCTCACACTCCCTGTCTCTCCcgctctctttctctctctgtgtgtgtgtgtgtgtgccagttaatgttttgttttgttgtgagagcagagagagcgagagagcaCCGCCCGCTATTGCAGTTTACCTTCTGGTGTTGCTTTcggattttaatatttgttatttCAAATATTCCAATTTCAATGGGAAATCTACTAGAATGTGGAATACGTCATATATGTCGCTAGCTAGGTGGCTGgttagctggctggctgggctGGCTGGCCTTGCTGTCTGTGTCCGATCACCTAGCCTCAGCCTCAGCCTCGCCTCATTCTTCTTCCGTTTTAATTTTGCGTCACActcgcacgcacacacacatccatgccagccagccagctagccaGAACACGTACGTACTTGGCAACTAACAAAAACACAGTGGGCCAGAGCGTGTTATTAATCGCAGCTTGAATCGCCAGCCGGCGCAACACATGCTAACTGTAACTATTTTCTGCGCCCAAAGTGAAagcgataaaaaaaataaataaataaaaataaacacaaagaGCGGCAAAAGTTGTTTGCGTTTGCCGGCCGGCAGCACACATGTACCATGATTTTTGCTTGTATGTGCCAATCTGTCAGTGCCAGAGTGTAAATAAATTCGCCAGCCAACTCTCCTAGTCAGCTTTTGCTCAATAAACAACTTGGGGGGGAGAAGATATACTATCAGAGTATTAgcgataaatatttatatgctTGTCACTCGAtccataaataaatcaaaaaaaaagtaaacaaccATCCCTATCACTATCCTAACTGTACAATAATGATTCTGGCTAGAATGCAATTTTCGTTCCACTGTAAACTATTCGCCGCCCATCTGTGTGAGTTGGAAGTGAGTGTTTCTGCACTGGTGTGTGCGCGTGGCTCTCCTCACCTCACCCACCAAagccagccagctagccaGCCAGCGGCCCCATCGTTGTGGCGTTTTTAGTCGAGGGTGTTAAAACGTTAATAACGTCGGAATTACGTGCATAATATTGCCTTTTGGTATGGTGTTCCCATTTGCGTTGGTGtgtacaacaacaaaacaacaacaacaagaacaacaatagcaataaCAAACAAAGCGAGTGAATCATGCTGAGCTGTGCGACAAGAATTCAACTTGAAATGTGCGGTGTGGTGAATTCAGACATCGTCCATTGCAAACACAACACACGccactcactcacacacacacacacatacatgtaCTCATAATCTGTGTGTATGGGCCGAGTGTGTGAATTGGCTCGAACATATTGGCCTGAACGATTGCATTAATGGATATTCATTCGGTTTATGGAAGTTTCTTAATGTTTTAACACCGATTGCAGAAGTCTTTGGCACCTTTAGCCCAGCGCTTTTCAGCTTCTGGCTGGCCCTGGTACATTTGATAACGCCGCTAGTGAGGGGGAGTGGGACAGCTGTATTGTCAATGCGCTGTACAGCTGTGTGTGAGTGTAAAttgagagcgagagagagaacCGGGTGCTGGTACTGGCTCTCTCCCGCTCTTCGAAACTCTCTCGATTGGACACTTTTCGAAGTTCGAAAACAGAGGCCCTCTCTGGTCGAGTGCTGGGCTCTTCTCTATTTTCGCTGTTGAGTGGCAAAACGGCGGCAAAGTAACTACGCGACAAACGGTGGAAGGGAAACGGCAAAAACGgcaaaaaaaacagcaaaataAAGGGCAAAGCCAGCgcgtaaaataataaatactaatTCTCAAATATACACGGAATAGTGCCCAGTCGGGATTTGATATCGTCCGATTTATGGGGATAAAGTGTCCGGattgttttgcattttttggtGTGTAAGTCTTCGATCTTCTCCGCCTCGGCGGTGTTCtcggttttcggtttttggttttcggttcTGCTTTCTGTCGTTctgttttgtgtgtgttttccgTCCGTTTGCGGCCATTCCACATATTCGCTGTCGTCGCATtcgcattttgttgtttatggaaagccaaaaaggaaagaaaaacgCCGCCGACCGATTACCACCGATTCGATTGCAGAATGTAAATTgttgtttcggtttttttgtggttttttgcGGCTTTTTTTGGATGATGCTTTGGGGCTTTTCGGGATGATGGGGATGCTGCCCCCGctaatttataatttctaatttcttatttatttgttgtttatgTAACCCGCGAGGAGTGTTGTGAAATGTGCAGATCGACCAGAGTtgcaaaatatatacatatagataGTTcccggcaaaaaaaaaaaactgatttaTTGTTGTGATTTTTGCAGACTTGTCGCCTTCGTCTTCAACACCGCCCCCCAGTTGGTCCGTAATTGGAGTCGTCTATGGATCGGAGTAATATAATTAAGGAAACAGAATGCCTCCAGTAGTAGCACTATTGCCGGCCCTTGGAGCAGCATCTGTTGTCGGCTCCCGCGCCTTCTAAATGAGAGCCGGACCCGGAGCGCTCAGTATCTGGATCAGGGGTGGTAAGTAGAGTATTACCCTATCGGGGATTGTAGTATCCGACTAATGCCGCCCATTTCTTCCTTCTTCCAGTGAACAGATATTGCCGAGCATGAAGCAACGGACTGAAGCTACGCAGCACTATCCCTCAATCAGCAGCCGATTAGTATCAATCACAAGCCGTATAGCAGGAGCCGGAGCTACAGAGACATTTGGAATAGTCAAAGGAACAGGAGCCGGAGCAGGAGTTGGAGCACCTGGTGGCATAGACAGATTCGCCAGtcagaggaggaggaggtggtggtcGTCGGCCACATAAGACTAAATCCTTTCCCCCCCCCTTCACCCCCCATCCCACCCAAACGGCAAAGGAGGAGCACAAGGGGCACGGAACTGCacaaggagcaggagctgcCGGAGCTGCCGGAGGAGCGGAGCGGTGAGGAGACGGAGACGGCCCGggcgtgtgtgtttgtggctCGTGAGCTTGTGTGTGTGCCCAGTGTATgagcgtgtgtgtgttggccGTCTCAGTCGAGCTCgaaacagcagcaacatcaacagtCAAACATCAAGAGTATATCAGGATCTCCTCCAGATTCTTAATCAATTAAGAAGATTGTGGAAAGAAAAATCGTGAGAGAAGGAGAAAGCAACAATTGAAGCAACACCACAACCACAATCACAATCTCCTTTAGAACTCCAACACAAGCCATCTGAAGCATCTGAATCAGcatcagcaccaccagcaTCATGTCGTCCAGTGAGCCACCGCCCCGTTACGAGCCACCCGTGGAGCCAGTCAATGGCATTGTACAGCCACCGGTGGTGCCGCCGGCGGAGCGCCCCGGCCGCAATACGAATCAACTGCAATATCTGATCAAGACGGTGATGAAGGTGATATGGAAGCACCACTTCTCGTGGCCCTTCCAACAGCCCGTCGATGCCAAGAAGCTCAACCTGCCCGACTACCACAAGATCATCAAACAGCCCATGGACATGGGCACGATCAAGAAGCGGCTGGAGAACAACTACTACTGGTCCGCCAAGGAGGCCATACACGACTTCAACACCATGTTCAACAACTGCTACGTCTACAACAAGCCGGGCGAGGATGTGGTCGTGATGGCCCAGACCCTCGAGAAGGTCTTCCTCCAGAAGATCGAGCTGATGCCCAAGGAGGAGCTCGAACTGGAGCCGGTGACGGCCAAAGGTGGCAAGAAGAAGCAACGAGCACCGGCCACACCCAAAGCCGCATCCTCGGGCTCGGGAGCAGTCGCTCCGGGTGCGGGGACGGTCAGTAGTGGCGGCGGCAGTAGCGCGAATAAAGTATCTGCCGCCTCATCTGCGCAACAGTTGCCGGGCATGGCGACGGGAGCCGGTGCCGGATCAGCGACACCCGGTGGAGCGGGGTCCGGCGGCGGAGCGACTGCCTCCCGACCCGTATCTGCCATGGGCGGCACGGTTTCATCAACGGCCGGCGGAGCACCGTCCATACCACCGATTAGCACAATGCCACCGCACACGGTGCCGGGCAGCACCAACACCACTACGACGGCGATGTCCGGAGCAGGAGCCACTGCTCCGGCAGCCGCCCTCATGGCCAGCCTCCTCAATCCCGGCCAGGTCGGTGGCTATCCCGGCCAGACGGCGGTCAACAATGCATCGCTACTGGACCCCAACAGTGTagctgcggcggcggcagtggcagcagcagcagcggcggtgGGAGGCCCACCCGGCTCACTGGGAGCACCAGGCGCCGGCGGTGGAGTCGGTGGAGCTGGGGCGGGCGGAGTGACAATACCAACGGCTGCCGTGAACGCCGCCAACGCGGTACAGGCCTATGTGAATAGTACGGCGGGAGTGGGTGTCGGCGTCGGAGTCGGGGTCGGCGTTGGAGTCGATGCCGTGATACCGCAACAGCCCACCAAGGTGAAGAAGGGTGTCAAGCGGAAGGCGGACACCACCACGCCGACGGCCAATGCCTTCGAGTCACCCTACGCCCAGATGGACTCCAAATCGGCCAAAATAGCGACGCGGCGGGAGTCGAATCGTCAGGTAATTGGCAAGAAGGTAAGAGTAAAGGGCACTGCCAGTCGTTGTATGAAGTATTGTATTTGAAGTATGAGTGTGCAACTAGTCCAGATCAGATCCCCCAATCCTCGCCAGCTTGTAGATAAATAAGAGAATCCAAGATTCATATCATTTTGTAAATATTGGAAGCTTGACTTCTCAATCATGTTTGCTCATAATGTTCTTGAAAGAAAGTGTGATGAATAAAGTGGAGTCATCTAATAGTCAGTCTCCTAGTCTCCTAGTCTCCTAGTCTCCTAGTCTCCCAGTCTCCCAATGCACAGAAACAGAAATCAAGTCATACACAATACGCTGCCTTGCCTCTTACTCTTAAACCATTTCATGAACCATTTTCTGATCTGATCGGAATGGTTATCCAAGGAGGACCTTCTTGGGTAACTAGTCCAGGCCAGGATCCTGTGGATAGCTGCGGGTGGAGCTCTCCAGCCTGCCTGCAGCCTCCATGGAATCActcgattttgatttttttcgatACTAACCTTCATTTCGCTTTGCTTTCTTTatgtctttttcttttttgatttcGATTCTGCCCCGATTTTGTTTGCACCTCCaacaccatcaccaccaccacgtCCACGACCATCATGTCCACcaaccaccacaacaacaacaacaacaaacaacaaaaaaaaacaaacaatccACATCCATTCGACGGATAAAACGATGGGAATCATCAACTGAAAACAGGATCTTACATTCCAGGGCTCGGGCTATACCATGTCGCCGCTGGGCGTTGCCGGTGTACCCGGAATGGGCGGCATGGGAGCGGGTGGAGTGCCCGGTGTGGCGATGGCCAAGTCCAAGGAGAAGCTATCCGATGCCCTCAAGTCCTGCAACGAGATCCTCAAGGAGCTCTTCTCGAAGAAGCACTCCGGCTATGCCTGGCCCTTCTACAAACCGGTCGACGCCGAGATGCTCGGCCTCCACGACTACCACGACATCATCAAGAAGCCAATGGATCTGGGCACGGTGAAGCGGAAAATGGACAATCGCGAGTACAAGAGCGCGCCGGAATTCGCCGCCGACGTGCGATTAATATTCACCAACTGCTACAAGTACAATCCGCCAGATCACGATGTCGTCGCCATGGGCCGGAAGCTGCAGGACGTTTTCGAGATGCGCTACGCCAACATACCCGACGAACCGGTCGCCAATGCGGCCCACCATCATGGCCACGGCCAcgggcatgggcatgggcacGGTCATGGACACGGCCACGGGCATGGAGGCTATGGCGGCGCATCCATCAAGCACGACGCCAGCGATTCATCCAGCGAGGACTCGAGCGACACCGAGAACGAGTCCAATTCGGACGAGGAGCGCAGCGCCAAGCTGAAGATGCTCGAATCCAAGCTCCTGGGCCTGCAGGAGGAGATCCGCAAGCTGTCCGAGGAGGCCTCCGCCAAGAAGAAGGCCAAGAAGAAGCTCAAGGAGAAGAAGAAGTCGATGGGCCCGGGCTCGGGCTCTGGATCGGCTGCCTCGCACCAGGGTGTCGGCGGCATGGGCTCGGGCGTCGGCGGCGGCGCCGGCGGACATGCGGGCGGTGTCAACATGCCCGGCGGTGTGGGCTCCCTCGGACCCGGAGGAGCGGCGGGCGCCAATCTGTCGGCTCTGCTCACCGGATCCCTGGTGGGCGCTGGCGGAGCTGGCGTTGGCGGCGTACCCGGCGCCGGTGGAGCGGCCCTCCACAGTCAGGCACACGACGTGGCCATGGCCTTCGGGCAGCTGGCGGGCGGCGGGGCCGCCGGAGGTGCTGGCTTTGGCACTGGAGTCTCGGCGGTGGGCGGAGCGTCGGGCGGCAAGGCCGGCAGCCTGGCCAATGCCTTGGCGGCGGGTGCAGCGGCGGGCGCCGGCGGCACCCCGGCCGGTGGCGGCAGCAGTAAAGGTGCTAAAAGCAAGGGCCAGCGCGGCGGCAAGGGCGGCGCGGGCGGCATCGGCGCAGGTGGCGGCGGAGCTGCTGCGGGCGGTGCTGCCGGTGGAgcggcaggagcagcagccggCGGCGGTGCAATGGGTGGAGCGGCCGGTGCCGGCGGTGCAGCCGGCGGCAATGCGTCCAAGCGGGCCAAGGGCAGCGGATCGGCGGGAGCCGGCGGTGCCAGTGGCGGGGCGAATGCCGGCAGCGGTGCGAATGCCGGTGCCCGCGGCAGCAGCAAGAAGAAGCCCAGCCAGGTGATGAACTTTGActccgaggaggaggacacgGCCAAGCCAATGTCGTACGACGAGAAGCGTCAGCTCTCGCTGGACATCAACAAGTTGCCAGGTGAGTGATCCGATCGACCGATCTCCAGCTGAGAGCTTCTAGAACTAGAACTGGAACTAATATTCGATCTACGATTCGCAGGTGACAAGTTGGGCCGTGTGGTGCACATCATTCAGAACCGGGAGCCATCGCTGCGTGACTCCAATCCCGACGAAATCGAGATCGACTTTGAGACGCTGAAACCGTCGACGCTGCGCGAGCTAGAAAGCTATGTGGCGTCGTGTTTGCGCAAAAAAACACGTAAGCCATATTGTAAGTTTGTAACTAAACCGAGACCACAACCAGCAATGAGCAAGACCAAGAGCAAGACCAAGAGGAGACCCAAGCCAAGAGTTAGGAAGCGAATCCGAGAGGAGAGAGGCCAGGCCCCTCCCTCCCTGAATATCTAAAGACCCAAGATCATGATTTTGGCTCTGCTGTCTGTGCTTTCCAAAACAGATTCCATAGTGGTCGTGTTTAGTTAGTTAAACTAGAATATCCCCCTAGGATTAAGCCACACCGAGGCCCCCCCCCCATCTGTCCGTAGTTTTGCTATAAAGTGCATGTAAAGAGACCTTCTCCCATTTGAAACCCCCCCAATTCCCTTAACCTACCCCCCCACCCGATACCCGATAGTAGCTTGTGAATGCTGTAGAGAGCAGAGATTCCCCCCCCTCATCCCGCAGTGAGAACTACTTTTTGTTGAGCATGACACCCGAAACTATCGACTTGCTTCCCACCACACCGACCAGGATGAGATCACAGTGCCTAACCCATGACCACTTCTATTCGCAGACAAAAAGCCTTCCGGCAAGTCCAAGGACGAACAAATGGCCGAGAAGAAGCAGGAGCTGGAGAAGCGACTCCAGGATGTCACTGGCCAGTTGGGTGCCAGCAAGAAAACCTCCAAGAAAGGTAATCTATATCTTTAAATCTAATGTTATTATAGTTACTAAATGTTGGTTGGAAAAATTCTAGATGAATCGGCTTCGAACAAGGTGGAGGCAGTGCAGCCGGCAAATCCCGTATCGTCGAGTTCCAGTTCCAGCGATTCATCGTCGTCGAGTTCGAGTGATAGCAGTTCGAGTGACTCGAGCGACAGTGAAGCAGGTTAGGACGccgatttgtttgtttgttttattttatatataaccattgattatataatttttttttttttattattctgaTTAGTCTACAATTAGAAGTATGCATATATACAATACGAAacgaaaaagttaagaaaccaacaaaaaaaaaaaacaaaaaatattatatatatatatatatatatagatggATGATGCGTTGTTTTAGGAAGCACAAGCAACGGACGGATACGAGAACGAGAACGCGTACTAAACAGTTACAGATACATAGATAACAGATACATTTACAGTTACAGTTACGGATACAGTTGCATTATGATTTAtcttttatccttttttattCGTTTTATCGTTTAGCCTTCTAAGCCGAAAGTGTAAGTgggaggatgaggaggagcaggaggaggtaATTGGAACCCGAAGATAGTCAGAGAACAGAGCATTATGAGAGAAATCAATGAACAGCTTAGGTTTAAGGATTAGGATCTAGGATCTAGGATCTAGGCGAGGATTATGATGTATAGATCCCGAGATTTGAACAGAGCGTAGCGAGTAGAGTTTTAGAGTTTTAGGGCTTAGAGTTTGCTTAATTAATTCAATTGGATATAGGTTTAtctagttttatataaaaCCACCCCCCTCcccacatatatatatatatatatatatagagtcTAGAGTTATTCCTGTGTTTACATTTTTCTAAACTTAGTTTATGATTTTGTAAGTTAGCtacaaagttttaaataaaaaaaaaacaagatcaGAGGAAAGTAATCCCCAACACAGATACACGAAACACCAATACACACAGCTGAAATagaaagagatagagagagcgagagcgaTGGAGAGAGCGAGAGGAGAGCATTGTTGTTAAGTTATTGTCAGGATATGGATATGAGATATATATAGTGAGGGATATGGAATCTGGGATCTGGTATCTGGGGGTTATGAAGGCATCCCCGGACCAACCGACCGGCacatctttttttaatttattgaatttagcgcattttgtttatgtttttttgtgctaaaaaaaaaaaaaaggaacagaatatgaattaaatcttaaaaaataaaaatcactttTGTAGAATTCAGAACCTAATCCGACTCTGATTTGTGGATCCTTGGCAGTTTTGTGCATTCTTTTCTTTcggaatttttatttgttttatttttcttaatttttttttttttacgatataactatatatattttttttttgacaaagaACCAAGTTCATGGAAAAGTGCAATATGCATTTTAATCTAAGAAAGAAATGCGCAAAAGGTTGGGAGAAGcgactaaaaaataaattgaaataataattaataattgatAATTGAATTAGTTTCGAgttaatttttattggaatctgtcagcacacacacacacacacccatcaTTAAGCTTGAAAGTGCAGAATTGTTTAACAAATTTGCTGTTGTTTCTGTATTAGTTCCGGAAATCCCAATCAGAGTTTGGAGCACAAATCATAGACAGTTCAGGAAGATGCACTAGAATACCCCCAGACCCTCTCCAGGTTCGCAATCCCATAGATACAAGATACAGACGCGAAACAAACGACCAACACGCAACGGCAAAACTTGAtataatctatatatatatataaatatatatataacaaatAGGTCTATAGTATATActtaattatatatacaacacaaccacacacacaaacacacccgtatatatatatatatatatatatatatatatgaatcatatatatctatagacatatacacacacatatatgcGAATAGATATTGTATTTAAGCATTTTTAGGTATTAAACGAATTGTATTTGTAAATGAAagaacagaaacagaaaagaaaaacaattatcTTAAACACacaacatacacacacacaactatctaaaacaaaaaaaaagaaaacaaaaaaaaaaaatgagaataaTAAGAAAACCAGCTTACCACAAGCACTTTACTACTTTAAGTctcttttttgaaaaacaaaaaacaaaaaaaaacaaaaatttttaaaaagaacaagaaaagaaaacctTATTATTACCaatattatgattattatgattattattatgattattatgaGAATATGCTGAAAAAATCGTGAAGCAATTGTGTATTGGGGGCAGCCAATCTGAAAAGCAAAGCTAATGAATtccaactccaactccaacCAACCAATCGAACCAATCAATCGaaccaatcaatcaatcaatcaatcaaccAATCAAACCAAAACTCTCCAtcaaatctataaaaaaaataataaaaaaaaaaaaacagcagcagcagagcaacaacaatgcaTGATTGACAAGGTCAATGAAtaaatcgaaataaaaaaaaaaacacatcaTCCACCAtcccacacacccacacttACACTCACACTCACGCAGTCCAAGGATGCACCTGTCATGATCCGATCAGAGAGCCTAACCTCTAGTctccacccaccacccaccaccccacTTACCACCCCACTTACTATCCATGGAGAACTGAAATCTCTTCCCCCCGACTTCTGTGCCAATTCCATGCTGAGTTTCTAGTCTTAACTTCTCGATGCATCCTAACCCACATGACCTTTCGTGTTGACATGACCTTtgttatatgtatatatttataaatatatatatattacgtAATATGTAatgtaataatttttttttttttttttgagtaagTTATTGACACACATCATACCTACACAACACAACCTCACAGAACAACTCGTCGTATgtgtaaatataataataataataatgaaaaaagtaacaaaaaacaataacagtaaaataatagtaaaacaaaggcaaaatcaataaaaaaaaacaaaaaattcacaaaaaattcaaatgcaGAATAAACGACCAAAAATGCAAGCAAAATTACCATATACAATGtctaaaatatgcaaaaaatcattaaaatcattaaaaaaaaataaacaaaaatgataTGAAATTCTCGATACACTTGCAGACAATGTGTAAAAACAAAGAAAGTATGAAAAGCTTGGAAGATCAGAAACAAAGtcaagaacaaaaacaaaacaaaaccgaaaaaaaaaacactaaaaagCGTAAAGTGTAATATGAACGTAAGGAGCGACGATACGTAATACGTAAGAGAAGTAATCGTAAAGTCTGACGAAGAAAGCACGAGACAGAGATGCGTTGAGAGAAAGCGAGAGAGAGgcagatagagagagagagagagagagaattagAAAAGAGGGGTACTGATCATGTAGCAACATTGATTAATtcgtatttattattatacttcTTATTTAAACTGTGTAAAACGCCATAACGAAACGTTATCATTTCGACTACGTAAAACTGTCATCCACATAAACAGAAACcagtcaaaaaaaaacatgcagaaaataaaagaaaaatcagAAACAGAAAAGCTTCCAGCCATCTTCCAGTATAAAAGACCGTTAGCTTTTATTTCGATTTCGGGAGGGGGGCGGTCTTGCTCTCTGGCTCTCTCTTGTCCTCGCTCCCATGCGCCCCATGCGGCGGCGCCCATGCGCATATGCGACCTTGCGCTTTGTGTGTCCTTGTCACTGTCTGTCTCTGTCTGTAGTTGTATTAATAACGGTTAATTCGGCAGGAGAGGAGCGGAACGGAACAGAACGGGTATGAAACAGAGATAACAGATCGAAACTTTAGATAACTCCAAAGCGAGAAGCGTTACGTTACGTTTAGAGTCCTTTTTGCTCTATTTGCTGAACTCTCAAACTCAAACTCAAACTAGttctatatactatatacataGCTATATAggtgtacatatatacatagagACGTATGCTATATACATAATAACATGATGaggtataaataaaaaaaaaaaaaaaaaaaactaagaaaaaaaaagaaaaataattaaatgtattttgaaagcattttattatttatttttcggcTGTCGGCTTTCCCCTTTACACATTGTTTGCacgtttttttcaaaataaaattaaaaaaaaaaaaaaacaaaatatatatatacgaaaacatacaaaaaagaaTGCATAGAAGAGGAGAATTGATGATGaagatgacgatgatgatgatgataatgcaatggaaataaagaaaaaattaacaaaacgaattgcataaaatttaaatataaatttttactATTAAAACATGagataaataaatcaattgaaATCACAAagagaaaatgcaaaaaataataataataatgaacgacaaacaacaacaacaacttcaGCATCCAACAACACACGAGATTTATATTAAAAGtcagattttaatttttttttttaatttttcctaaAAACGCAACACTCTTGAGGGCTCTGTAGATGAATTATCCATCAAAGTTGATatcttttttaataattttcataaatttgttCATGTTCATGCATGCACAAAATGGATGCAGACTCTCTTGTGTTTTCTAGGATAATCAGGCATCGCAACATCGCGCGATTCACGTTTCAACTCCCTTCCGCATTGCATTGagattgttttgtttctaagtgtagtctttttttttagcgtGTATGGTAGTTCGAAGGCTCGTCGAGGCAGATCAGAGAAATGCAATAACACCCTTGACCcttgacacacacacacacaaacacacacacacacatgtaaACACGCTCAAAGGTCTTGTAAGAAcgttgtaaaaaaaaaaaaaaacaaaaaaccaaaatattaaaatcaaaaaacgaaaaaaacataaaacagaaaaaaaaaaacaaaatgcatttttggTTTCAATTCGCACAGAACGACGAGACGAGACGAGAAGAAAGatagagagaaagagagagtaGGGGAAAGccgaaataaaatgaaatataaaataaaataaccgcAAGGATAAATAGTGAAAATCTTAGGGAAAGGTAATGGACGAGGACGAGAGCAgcagagatacagatacaccaG is part of the Drosophila bipectinata strain 14024-0381.07 chromosome XL, DbipHiC1v2, whole genome shotgun sequence genome and encodes:
- the fs(1)h gene encoding homeotic protein female sterile isoform X3 — protein: MSSSEPPPRYEPPVEPVNGIVQPPVVPPAERPGRNTNQLQYLIKTVMKVIWKHHFSWPFQQPVDAKKLNLPDYHKIIKQPMDMGTIKKRLENNYYWSAKEAIHDFNTMFNNCYVYNKPGEDVVVMAQTLEKVFLQKIELMPKEELELEPVTAKGGKKKQRAPATPKAASSGSGAVAPGAGTVSSGGGSSANKVSAASSAQQLPGMATGAGAGSATPGGAGSGGGATASRPVSAMGGTVSSTAGGAPSIPPISTMPPHTVPGSTNTTTTAMSGAGATAPAAALMASLLNPGQVGGYPGQTAVNNASLLDPNSVAAAAAVAAAAAAVGGPPGSLGAPGAGGGVGGAGAGGVTIPTAAVNAANAVQAYVNSTAGVGVGVGVGVGVGVDAVIPQQPTKVKKGVKRKADTTTPTANAFESPYAQMDSKSAKIATRRESNRQDLTFQGSGYTMSPLGVAGVPGMGGMGAGGVPGVAMAKSKEKLSDALKSCNEILKELFSKKHSGYAWPFYKPVDAEMLGLHDYHDIIKKPMDLGTVKRKMDNREYKSAPEFAADVRLIFTNCYKYNPPDHDVVAMGRKLQDVFEMRYANIPDEPVANAAHHHGHGHGHGHGHGHGHGHGHGGYGGASIKHDASDSSSEDSSDTENESNSDEERSAKLKMLESKLLGLQEEIRKLSEEASAKKKAKKKLKEKKKSMGPGSGSGSAASHQGVGGMGSGVGGGAGGHAGGVNMPGGVGSLGPGGAAGANLSALLTGSLVGAGGAGVGGVPGAGGAALHSQAHDVAMAFGQLAGGGAAGGAGFGTGVSAVGGASGGKAGSLANALAAGAAAGAGGTPAGGGSSKGAKSKGQRGGKGGAGGIGAGGGGAAAGGAAGGAAGAAAGGGAMGGAAGAGGAAGGNASKRAKGSGSAGAGGASGGANAGSGANAGARGSSKKKPSQVMNFDSEEEDTAKPMSYDEKRQLSLDINKLPGDKLGRVVHIIQNREPSLRDSNPDEIEIDFETLKPSTLRELESYVASCLRKKTHKKPSGKSKDEQMAEKKQELEKRLQDVTGQLGASKKTSKKDESASNKVEAVQPANPVSSSSSSSDSSSSSSSDSSSSDSSDSEAGDGDERPPRKKKSRDSNGSNVNNPNLGGGLDGITSTLLMSLDNVLNPNAPTSQMSMLGNANPLTAAAMLNNNNKLPGSNFGGATSVPNMLHAPSVAGGAAGGVAPHKNGPNDLGKVPSSVVGAAAAAAASLPPHNFPGAGAGAGGGGSGGGGGGIRIASNLHKQPGDLGDHHAALAAALTSLSGGNGNNNGSTGSSNPLDSLAAGLKQIPQFDDPVEQSLASLEFSAGTGSTGKSSAAALTDSFLMQQHPMQQQQQPAFGGHQQLQQQGTQQQQHGMDYVTELLTKGTDGVAGMNGNHLAGINFNMDMAAAAYQQQQQQQQQKHPQQQQQQQAHNNGFNVADFSMAGFDGLSTTVASALMDLEHTLQQQQMQLQQQQTLQQQQQSLQQQSLQQQQQHNQQLQHQQHSQQLQPHQQQGQHQLQQQQPQHIHQLQQQQQQQQQQVANKMLIIPKPIESMMPSPPDKQQQQQQQKVLPPQQSPSDLKLHPGQAAAAAAAAAAAAAAQKNLKNASSWSSLASASSPQNTSSSSSSGKTKPAMDSFQQFRNKAKERDRLKLLEAAEKEKKHQKEAAEKEQQRKHHKSSSSSSSNSSSSAAQAAANQSAASQAAASQAAASQALAAAAAAVAAIASSGANPSGSSSSGSDRDRERERERERERERERERDRERSGSGNGSNSANSNGPGSAGSDGGGGRSASGGGSGPNSAGGAGGPNSGGNAGNNSNSGPALANVSSNSNSGVGSGGAASSNSNSSVGGIVGSGGGPGSNSQGSSGGGALDYGQQVAVLTQAAAQAQAQHVAAAVAAQAILAASPLGAMESGRKSVHDAQPQISRVEDIKASPGGQGHSSPAQQSPQDRAAAKRAEQRRAEQERRRREAMAGQIDMNMQSDLMAAFEETL